AATAATAAACCTTTAACTTTAACTGCGTTTACAAATGCTGTTTCAGAAAATCAAATTCCAAAAATAGATAAGGTTTCTATGTTAGGCTATAAGGGCGAAGTTTCTTTTTCAATAGATGGGAATGGATTACATTTAAAAACACCTAATCAAGAAATTGATAATAAAGCTTTTGTTATTAAAATTGAAACTAAATCATAAAAATTACAACACATGAAGTTAGTCTTTTCTTTACTATTTTTTGTTTTTACTATATTTTCATATGGTAATGTAGAATTACCATTATTATTTTCAGATGGTATGGTTTTACAACGAAATAAGCCTATACCTGTTTGGGGTTTGGCAGATGCTAATGAGAAAATAGTTATTCGTTTTAATAATCAAATTGTAAAAACAAGGGCTAACAAAAAAGGAGCGTGGAAGGTTAGTTTAAAGCCTGAAGTAGCTGGTGGACCTTACACATTATCTGTCAGAGGAAATAATACGATGACATTAAATAATGTTTTAGTAGGTGAAGTTTGGATTTGTAGCGGACAATCAAACATGGAATTTACTGTTAACCGAGCTATGAATTTTAAAGAAGAATTAAAGGATGCCAATTATCCTATGATTCGTCATTTTTTAGTTGAAAAAGATATGGGGTCTAAACCCGAATCGAAATTAAAATCAGGAAACTGGGAAATTTGCGATAAAACGACAGTAGGTGATTTTTCAGCTGTTGCATACTTTTTTGCTAAAAAAATATATAACGAACTTAAAATCCCTGTAGGCATTATTCATTCTTCGTGGGGAGGGACTCATGTTGAAACTTGGACAAGTAGAGGTGCTTTTGAAGGAAGTGATGAATTTAAAAGTATGATTGCTAAAATGCCCAATATTGATATTGATTCACTTTTAGAAAAGCAAATGCAATTGATTACAGATAAAGTAGAAAAAATACAAGGGTCTAAAGTATCAGCTGAAAACGAATCTTCTTATAAAGATATTGAATATAATGATGTTAATTGGCCAGAAATGCATGCGCCAGAACTATGGGAAAATCAACAGTTAACTAATTTAGATGGTACCGTTTGGATGCGTAAAACTATTACCATTTCTAAAGAAGACGCCAATAAAGAAGGCTATCTTGAATTAGCAAAAATTGACGATCAAGATTCAACTTACGTCAATGGTACCTTTGTTGGAACCACTAAAAGATACGACGAAAAAAGAGCTTATAATATTCCTGAACATGTTTTAAAGGAAGGGAAAAATGTTATTGCTATTAAAATTTTTGATTATGCTGGTGGTGGTGGTA
The nucleotide sequence above comes from Flavobacteriaceae bacterium HL-DH10. Encoded proteins:
- a CDS encoding sialate O-acetylesterase gives rise to the protein MKLVFSLLFFVFTIFSYGNVELPLLFSDGMVLQRNKPIPVWGLADANEKIVIRFNNQIVKTRANKKGAWKVSLKPEVAGGPYTLSVRGNNTMTLNNVLVGEVWICSGQSNMEFTVNRAMNFKEELKDANYPMIRHFLVEKDMGSKPESKLKSGNWEICDKTTVGDFSAVAYFFAKKIYNELKIPVGIIHSSWGGTHVETWTSRGAFEGSDEFKSMIAKMPNIDIDSLLEKQMQLITDKVEKIQGSKVSAENESSYKDIEYNDVNWPEMHAPELWENQQLTNLDGTVWMRKTITISKEDANKEGYLELAKIDDQDSTYVNGTFVGTTKRYDEKRAYNIPEHVLKEGKNVIAIKIFDYAGGGGIWGEASNLKLTTQNTVISLAGLWKFNVVDIKSQVSPNSYPSLLYNAMINPLIPYAFQGVLWYQGEANVNRAEQYKKAFPLMIEDWRAKWNQGHFPFYFVQLSSYDEFGGNNSNIGSKWAELREAQSYTLQTVSNTGMAVTTDIGNAKDIHPINKQDVGKRLAAIALKNIYKEDVVFSGPTYKSIEIKENKVIITFDNVGSGLMTPDKYGYIKGFEIAGADKVFHFAKAYIKDNKVVLYNKNGSIPVAIRYGWADDAGDCNLYNKEHFPASPFRTDTWEMLTKDVKYSLN